In Oryza brachyantha chromosome 2, ObraRS2, whole genome shotgun sequence, a single window of DNA contains:
- the LOC102721427 gene encoding protein HEADING DATE REPRESSOR 1 — translation MEEPASADPPRIFWKSRRRPASANGRSLQQELNKEDADDQANNQAQEEAMKIDDTDAVSTDVHQEPKANLSEKRKALFEPLEPINGKRSSSEMLLPPPDFEPASYPKGWLVGKKRKLVNVDVVESMRRIAIQEMNRKDREITGLNEQLEEDSRVLELLQKQLADERKKRAEIEKENSMLHEQVSMLMNIIDENEAFDEEGEVPPPDSL, via the exons ATGGAGGAGCCGGCCTCGGCTGATCCCCCGCGGATTTTCTGGAAGTCGAGGAGGAGACCAGCATCAG CCAATGGCCGGAGCTTGCAACAAGAACTTAACAAAGAGGATGCTGATGATCAAGCGAACAATCAGGCCCAAGAAGAGGCCATGAAAATAGATGATACAGATGCAGTAAGTACTGATGTTCATCAAGAACCAAAAGCTAACTTATCTGAGAAGCGGAAGGCATTGTTTGAGCCTTTGGAGCCAATCAACGGCAAGCGCAGTTCTTCTGAAATGTTGCTCCCACCACCAGACTTTGAGCCTGCATCATATCCCAAGGGATGGCTGGTTGGCAAGAAACGCAAGCTTGTGAATGTTGATGTGGTGGAAAGCATGAGGAGGATAGCAATCCAAGAAATGAACAGAAAG GACCGTGAGATCACTGGCCTGAATGAACAGCTGGAAGAAGACTCCCGAGTGCTTGAGCTTCTGCAGAAGCAGCTCGCAGATGAGCGCAAGAAGCGAGCAGAGATAGAGAAGGAGAATTCCATGCTTCATGAGCAGGTATCcatgctaatgaatataatTGATGAAAATGAAGCCTTCGACGAGGAAGGAGAAGTGCCACCACCTGATTCTTTATAG
- the LOC102706453 gene encoding endochitinase A-like — MPRAPRAPNPLPAAAENEDNDTGQAEPSCSTPAHHQAFRPVTRSMTRKPTAIAASPDVKEGGPASTSRCKSTTGPCFSTQSAASRPSVTRVRSPHKVASSAWKPLTQPVAMDEDLKRTIAPSTNPSVKRSRVASSQAAKDSPTVHRGKKRNEESTSRGDQLDGAAIPSPSKKLQTGKNPSDVIPKRKLTIRNQDGKLAAPLSMVKLETESGESSVIVSSNIGHATRNDNCQSVEAVQLCAQQLQLDTKNNSNDIITEATANVTNQANLPVASGNTEAIVSGTSQVNQLTFPVTAEAIPNRAHHVKHLAAPFNIKPMVNRTSQVNKPVSPARTDATANRGHQVVAQNKVSAPVITVPRQNFQEDVQRKLAKLLIARRQISGSAPAGTSAPLVTPKLEIGKAKASPSNVLSDPAYANAKAFLIKQQEQLLQQYKSASSQQQQVHIKGPALADKDEAPPVEPLGTRCQLCKIDVAFRPQGDNARDNAPPVVAVLACHHAFHSHCFEAIYGLAEPSQCVACVDSGKA; from the exons ATGCCGCGCGCGCCCAGGGCCCCGaatcccctccccgccgccgcggagaaCG AGGATAACGATACTGGCCAAGCTGAGCCATCTTGCAGCACACCTGCCCATCATCAGGCTTTCCGCCCTGTTACTCGCTCTATGACCCGTAAACCTACCGCTATTGCTGCTTCACCTGATGTGAAGGAAGGAGGTCCTGCTAGCACAAGCAGGTGTAAAAGTACTACAGGTCCTTGCTTTAGCACCCAATCAGCTGCCTCAAGACCATCTGTAACACGTGTCCGCAGTCCTCATAAAGTGGCTTCATCTGCTTGGAAGCCCCTTACTCAGCCTGTTGCTATGGATGAAGACTTGAAGCGGACAATTGCTCCTTCAACCAATCCTTCTGTCAAGCGCTCCAGAGTTGCTTCATCTCAAGCTGCTAAAGATAGTCCAACTGTTCACAGAG GCAAAAAGAGAAATGAAGAAAGCACTAGCCGGGGTGATCAGTTGGATGGGGCAGCCATCCCATCTCCATCAAAGAAGCTGCAGACTGGCAAGAACCCTTCTGATGTAATTCCAAAAAGGAAACTCACTATCAGAAATCAGGATGGTAAATTAGCTGCTCCACTGTCTATGGTTAAGTTGGAGACTGAAAGTGGAGAAAGTTCTGTCATTGTTTCCTCAAATATTGGTCATGCAACTAGAAATGACAATTGTCAGTCAGTGGAAGCAGTTCAATTATGTGcacagcagctgcagcttgaTACAAAAAATAACTCCAATGATATTATTACAGAAGCTACTGCCAATGTAACAAACCAAGCCAATCTGCCTGTTGCTTCAGGCAATACTGAAGCTATTGTTAGCGGAACAAGCCAAGTCAATCAGTTGACTTTTCCAGTCACTGCAGAAGCTATACCCAACAGAGCTCACCATGTCAAGCACTTAGCTGCTCCATTCAATATAAAACCTATGGTCAACAGAACAAGTCAAGTTAATAAGCCAGTTTCTCCAGCCCGTACAGACGCAACTGCCAACAGAGGACACCAAGTTGTTGCACAAAATAAGGTGTCTGCTCCAGTCATCACAGTTCCCAGACAAAACTTCCAAGAGGATGTTCAAAGGAAGCTTGCCAAGTTACTCATTGCCAGGAGACAGATCAGTGGCTCGGCTCCGGCTGGTACATCTGCTCCATTGGTCACACCGAAACTAGAGATCGGGAAAGCTAAGGCCTCACCGTCCAATGTTCTCTCAGATCCTGCATATGCGAATGCGAAGGCATTCTTGATCAAACAGCAAGAACAGCTGCTGCAGCAATATAAATCGGCAAGTTCACAACAGCAACAAGTCCACATCAAAGGACCAG CTCTAGCAGACAAGGATGAGGCGCCACCAGTTGAACCATTGGGAACAAGGTGCCAGCTGTGCAAGATCGATGTAGCTTTCAGGCCTCAAGGTGACAATGCTCGTGACAATGCTCCTCCGGTGGTGGCCGTCCTTGCCTGCCACCATGCATTCCACAGCCACTGCTTCGAGGCCATTTACGGCCTCGCTGAGCCTTCCCAGTGTGTTGCCTGCGTTGATTCTGGCAAAGCCTGA